Proteins encoded together in one Phycisphaerae bacterium window:
- a CDS encoding SMP-30/gluconolactonase/LRE family protein, with the protein MRLTNRNVGRQVLPEVVFLLATGGVVFGGQPKVSPAQNEPDWNRILRQFGLDMDKDLRNPLLDGVTPSSLFRKADSSKPVVFTPIAAWGLETPTHAGWYVAGPAVTQVPPNVERIRKEAWAYAYKQPAAEIEKSSYTPPPLKSGSVEFDPGDQPFGLWVSNEGFPGEAVYSQPALVFKTNPRLRNQPYKAMIYPCCDVKEGRLIPDSYLIGWEYSTNDDFQDVVTRIDNVVLLPAVPLLKDVLVEDAKVRKLAGNFKFVEGPAWNLKDEALYFSDIPVAHIVRYADGKAEVANAASGQSNGLMFDKGGFLIACEHAGRRVSRAVAGRAGEEIVSRYDGKRLNSPNDLWIDAEGGIYFTDPRYGPRDDLEQDKEAVYYVSADKKITRIIDDLVRPNGIALSPNGRFLYVLDNGADKLYRYEVRGPGRIGKGERIAYVTQPDGMTVDREGRLYVAGRGGVWVLDAGGKWLGLIETPEQPANCTFGGQGWHTLFITARTSLYAIDMQTRGWHVHLDGVSRK; encoded by the coding sequence ATGAGACTCACAAACCGAAATGTCGGGCGTCAGGTACTGCCGGAGGTGGTTTTCCTGCTCGCCACGGGCGGTGTCGTGTTCGGCGGACAGCCGAAGGTGAGTCCCGCGCAGAATGAACCCGATTGGAACCGGATTCTCAGACAGTTCGGCCTGGACATGGACAAGGACTTGCGTAATCCGTTGCTGGACGGCGTGACGCCGAGCAGTTTGTTCCGCAAGGCCGACTCCAGCAAACCTGTGGTTTTCACGCCAATTGCCGCGTGGGGACTCGAAACGCCCACCCATGCCGGGTGGTACGTGGCCGGGCCTGCGGTAACGCAGGTGCCGCCGAATGTGGAGAGGATCCGCAAGGAAGCCTGGGCCTACGCGTACAAGCAGCCCGCCGCGGAGATCGAGAAGAGCAGCTACACGCCGCCTCCTTTGAAGAGCGGCTCGGTCGAGTTTGACCCTGGCGACCAGCCGTTTGGCCTGTGGGTCAGCAATGAAGGTTTCCCTGGTGAGGCGGTGTACAGCCAGCCGGCCCTGGTCTTCAAGACAAACCCCCGCCTGAGGAATCAGCCCTACAAGGCGATGATCTATCCTTGCTGTGACGTGAAAGAGGGCAGGTTGATTCCTGACAGCTACCTGATCGGCTGGGAATACTCCACGAACGATGATTTTCAGGATGTTGTGACGCGGATCGACAACGTTGTGCTGCTGCCGGCGGTGCCGTTGCTCAAAGACGTTCTGGTGGAAGACGCCAAGGTCCGCAAGCTGGCGGGAAACTTCAAGTTCGTTGAAGGGCCGGCGTGGAATCTCAAGGACGAAGCCCTGTACTTCAGTGACATTCCGGTCGCGCATATCGTTCGCTATGCAGACGGCAAGGCCGAGGTGGCAAACGCCGCCAGCGGCCAGTCCAACGGACTGATGTTCGACAAGGGGGGCTTCTTGATCGCCTGTGAGCATGCCGGAAGGCGCGTCTCAAGAGCTGTGGCCGGCCGGGCGGGCGAGGAGATCGTGAGCCGCTATGACGGCAAGCGTCTGAACAGCCCGAACGACTTGTGGATCGATGCCGAAGGCGGCATCTACTTCACCGACCCACGGTACGGCCCGCGCGACGATCTGGAGCAGGACAAAGAGGCTGTCTACTACGTGTCGGCTGACAAGAAGATCACGCGCATCATCGATGATCTCGTTCGTCCCAACGGCATTGCACTCTCGCCCAACGGCCGGTTCCTGTATGTCCTCGACAATGGGGCCGACAAGCTCTACCGGTATGAAGTCAGGGGTCCGGGCAGGATCGGGAAAGGCGAGCGCATAGCCTACGTGACCCAACCGGACGGCATGACCGTGGACAGGGAGGGGCGGCTCTACGTGGCCGGTCGTGGCGGTGTCTGGGTGCTGGATGCCGGCGGCAAATGGCTGGGGCTGATCGAGACTCCGGAGCAACCGGCGAACTGCACGTTCGGCGGTCAGGGCTGGCACACACTTTTTATCACGGCTCGAACATCGCTTTACGCCATCGACATGCAGACGCGAGGATGGCACGTGCATCTGGACGGCGTGTCACGCAAGTAG
- the amrS gene encoding AmmeMemoRadiSam system radical SAM enzyme translates to MCEAGMPREAIDVGSNLKSILEEHTMPAAPGLFRDEGDGVVTCLACGHRCRIADGKSGVCRVRFNRAGQLRVPAGYVAGLAVDPIEKKPFFHVFPGRDAVSFGMLGCNFHCDFCQNWFSSQTLRDEAAGAQPSVVRAEQIVEVALERKTPVIVSTYNEPLITADWAVEVFKLARPHGIVCGFVSNGHATPEAIEFLRPYMKLFKVDLKCFKEESYRRLGGQLKNVLDTITRLKQADFWVEVVTLVVPGFNDGDDELGSIARFVAGVSTDIPWHVTAFHPDYRMGDPPRTPVKTLAKAFDIGKAAGLKFVYTGNLPGALGDRENTYCPDCRTLLIRRQGFTIRENNMRGGRCGKCGAVIPGVWEDVAPTSSSSYPTTVSL, encoded by the coding sequence ATGTGTGAGGCAGGGATGCCGCGTGAGGCGATAGACGTGGGCAGCAACCTCAAGAGCATTCTTGAAGAGCACACCATGCCGGCGGCGCCGGGGTTGTTTCGCGACGAGGGTGACGGCGTTGTGACGTGCCTTGCCTGCGGTCACCGCTGCCGGATTGCGGACGGCAAGAGCGGAGTCTGTCGGGTCCGATTCAATCGGGCCGGCCAGCTCCGGGTACCGGCCGGCTACGTGGCGGGTCTGGCGGTCGATCCGATTGAGAAGAAGCCTTTCTTTCACGTCTTTCCGGGCCGCGATGCCGTTTCGTTCGGGATGCTCGGCTGCAACTTCCACTGTGACTTCTGCCAGAACTGGTTTTCCAGTCAAACCTTGCGGGACGAGGCGGCCGGCGCCCAGCCGTCGGTCGTCCGCGCGGAGCAGATTGTCGAGGTTGCACTCGAACGCAAGACCCCCGTCATTGTGAGCACCTACAATGAGCCGTTGATCACCGCCGACTGGGCGGTCGAGGTTTTTAAGCTTGCCCGACCGCACGGCATCGTCTGCGGGTTCGTCTCCAACGGACACGCCACGCCGGAGGCGATCGAGTTCCTGCGGCCGTACATGAAGCTCTTCAAGGTTGACCTCAAGTGCTTCAAAGAAGAGAGCTACCGTCGGCTCGGCGGTCAATTGAAGAACGTCCTGGACACGATCACCCGTCTGAAGCAGGCCGACTTCTGGGTTGAGGTGGTCACGCTTGTTGTGCCGGGCTTCAACGATGGTGATGACGAGCTGGGAAGCATCGCCCGATTTGTGGCCGGCGTTTCCACGGACATCCCCTGGCACGTCACGGCGTTTCACCCGGATTACAGGATGGGTGATCCGCCGAGGACGCCGGTCAAAACATTGGCCAAGGCTTTTGACATTGGCAAGGCCGCAGGCCTGAAGTTCGTATACACAGGGAATCTGCCCGGGGCGCTGGGTGACCGGGAGAACACCTATTGCCCGGACTGCAGGACGCTGCTGATCCGTCGCCAGGGCTTCACGATTCGGGAGAACAACATGCGTGGAGGACGATGCGGCAAGTGCGGCGCGGTCATTCCGGGTGTATGGGAGGACGTCGCGCCGACGTCGAGTTCCTCGTATCCGACGACCGTGTCACTGTAG
- a CDS encoding glycosyltransferase family 2 protein, producing the protein MGMTIWAALLIAVASIWASRHVAITRARREQLPLTPSSYDGPPSKPPFVSVLIAAKDEQANIEAAVRSMLDQDYPAFEVIVINDRSSDRTGEILESIRAEYPDGRLKVIHIRQLQDGWFGKNNAMREGACQAAGQWFCFGDADCRQTSRKTLSMAVRHAIENKIDFLSVLPRLETHSLWERIIQPVCGAIMVFWFHPKKVNSPHLPNAYANGAFMLMSRKCYETIGGHEAVRTHINEDMQLAKLAKARGQRLFVMQNDGLYTVRMYSRFGEIWRGWSRIFYGCFETFRRLRITLAMLLTTNIFPYLSLLIAACVLAVRGWAEAGTGWQMVAVAGALVVVVQQSVIFRYYRLSQTNPWLAPTFIIGAVICAGMLINAMLKLNGRTTTTWRGTTYRGSQLARPSG; encoded by the coding sequence ATGGGCATGACTATCTGGGCCGCACTTCTCATCGCCGTGGCGTCCATTTGGGCAAGTCGGCATGTCGCCATCACCAGAGCCCGACGAGAACAACTCCCTCTTACTCCTTCGTCCTACGACGGGCCACCGTCCAAGCCACCCTTCGTCAGCGTGCTCATCGCCGCCAAGGACGAACAGGCCAATATTGAGGCGGCGGTCCGCTCCATGCTCGATCAGGACTACCCCGCTTTTGAGGTCATTGTCATCAATGATCGTAGCTCAGATCGTACGGGCGAGATTCTGGAGTCGATCAGGGCGGAATATCCCGACGGCCGGCTTAAGGTCATCCATATCCGGCAGCTTCAGGATGGCTGGTTCGGCAAAAACAATGCCATGCGCGAAGGAGCCTGCCAGGCCGCAGGGCAGTGGTTCTGCTTCGGCGACGCCGACTGCCGGCAGACGTCCCGAAAAACGCTGTCCATGGCTGTCCGGCACGCCATTGAGAACAAGATCGACTTTCTCTCAGTGCTCCCCAGATTGGAGACCCACAGCCTCTGGGAAAGAATCATCCAGCCGGTCTGCGGCGCCATCATGGTCTTCTGGTTTCATCCCAAGAAGGTTAACAGCCCCCATCTCCCGAACGCCTACGCCAACGGGGCATTCATGCTCATGAGCCGCAAGTGCTACGAGACCATCGGCGGACACGAGGCCGTACGCACCCACATCAACGAAGACATGCAGTTGGCCAAACTTGCCAAGGCTCGCGGCCAGCGATTGTTTGTTATGCAGAACGACGGCCTGTACACCGTTCGGATGTATTCCCGATTCGGTGAGATCTGGCGAGGATGGAGCCGCATCTTCTACGGCTGCTTCGAGACCTTCCGCCGTCTGCGGATCACGCTGGCCATGCTCCTGACCACGAACATCTTCCCCTACCTCAGCCTGCTGATCGCCGCGTGCGTCCTGGCGGTCCGAGGGTGGGCCGAGGCCGGGACAGGCTGGCAAATGGTCGCGGTCGCCGGCGCCCTGGTCGTCGTCGTGCAACAATCGGTCATCTTCCGATACTACAGACTCAGCCAAACCAACCCCTGGTTGGCACCGACCTTCATTATCGGAGCGGTCATCTGCGCCGGAATGCTGATCAACGCAATGCTCAAGCTGAACGGCCGGACAACGACCACCTGGCGAGGAACCACTTATCGAGGCAGCCAACTGGCACGCCCTTCAGGTTGA
- the hisA gene encoding 1-(5-phosphoribosyl)-5-[(5-phosphoribosylamino)methylideneamino]imidazole-4-carboxamide isomerase, which produces MDILPAIDLIGGKCVRLLQGDYAQQIDYSGDPVGVAREFERAGARWLHVVDLDGAKVGRPCNLPTIRRILAETSLRVEVGGGLREAETIEELIDAGVQRCIVGTKALEDWEWFKQVAQRPKCANHVALGLDAKQGRLAVRGWLEQTALTAVQVAQQAAGLGVSAIIYTDISRDGMLSGPNIEATLAVAKASPIPVIASGGVTTIDDVRVLCRLPLGGIIIGRAIYERRLDLAEAVRIATSGEES; this is translated from the coding sequence ATGGACATTCTTCCGGCCATTGACCTTATCGGCGGCAAATGTGTTCGCCTGCTGCAAGGCGACTACGCTCAACAGATCGACTACTCCGGCGACCCGGTGGGGGTGGCCAGAGAGTTCGAACGGGCGGGAGCCAGATGGCTTCATGTTGTCGATCTGGACGGAGCCAAGGTGGGTCGGCCGTGCAACCTGCCGACGATCAGGCGGATTCTTGCGGAAACCTCGTTGCGGGTGGAGGTCGGCGGCGGCCTGCGCGAGGCCGAGACGATCGAGGAACTGATCGACGCCGGCGTCCAGAGGTGCATCGTCGGGACCAAGGCGCTTGAGGACTGGGAGTGGTTCAAGCAAGTGGCTCAGCGGCCCAAGTGTGCCAACCATGTAGCTTTGGGACTGGACGCCAAACAGGGCCGGTTGGCTGTTCGAGGCTGGCTTGAACAAACAGCGTTGACGGCGGTCCAGGTGGCCCAGCAGGCGGCGGGGCTTGGCGTTTCGGCCATCATCTACACGGACATCAGCCGGGATGGCATGCTCAGCGGTCCTAACATCGAGGCGACGCTCGCGGTTGCGAAGGCGTCGCCGATTCCGGTCATAGCCTCCGGTGGGGTGACGACCATTGATGACGTCAGGGTTCTCTGCCGGTTGCCGCTGGGCGGGATTATCATTGGGCGGGCGATTTACGAGAGACGGCTTGATCTGGCGGAAGCGGTCCGGATCGCGACAAGCGGAGAAGAATCATGA
- a CDS encoding alpha-galactosidase — protein sequence MRRLRHLFQRSATVAVLAAVFLPLPDNLRADEYGVRTEDTLLRIRTTDNRVFIDHLSSGQGTSWISAPSELRLIDNDIADNTPRAIAWQLDGVESQSDEQGIQVRISLRGRDSTLRVRSTWKARAGPGPIEHTLAVTNNGKSPMLIPWAPSLALTLHPVRLTELTHWWVEKGAGKPGPKGIHVEKILDGFAYQGVSTPYSKAETEPIPWQCIHDPSVPHGLYTGIESSGCVSQMAILTAGESPSLQLSLGIDQTGDPFLAVLQPGETYVFPTAFIGCYEGDVDKGCNRLHRWVERWLLPQTNEPRCPLLTCNTWGSGTGIDEQLAIKMIDECADLGIEMFHVDAGWYKQIGWWHEDPAKFPNGLKPIADQAHQKGLKFGLWVAWTQGGHTAKDRQALSVFEPAMREWFRFDLAEDWRSSRWRGEPVCLASREAQEWCRAELRRIIREYDLDMLEHDQKMVVWDCARDAHGHTASSGDISHRATLGYYGVYDSLRDEFPNVLFENCVSGGRMVDFGVLQRCHYTCATDSYDPLSLRQAFYDASYPLPPRVIEAYVADHSGPTLDTFRYMLRSGMMGWCTLMLDTSKWSRQQREAGKREFELYKRHIRPQIRDGNIYHVLPRASENGWDGIQYHTPRTDSGILFVFRAKSDQDRVVVRLKGLKADMSYRLCCADESSPPRVAHGRDLMLEGLPLTLGSPQSSKIILISPAFALETGESGQD from the coding sequence ATGAGGCGCCTTCGACATCTTTTTCAACGTTCTGCCACCGTAGCGGTGCTTGCAGCGGTGTTTCTGCCCCTTCCAGACAATCTCCGAGCCGACGAGTACGGCGTTCGCACCGAGGATACGCTTCTTCGAATACGCACGACAGATAACCGCGTCTTTATCGATCATCTGTCGAGCGGGCAGGGAACGAGCTGGATCAGCGCGCCTTCGGAACTCCGACTGATCGACAATGATATCGCTGACAATACCCCTCGCGCAATCGCATGGCAGCTCGACGGTGTCGAATCGCAGTCCGATGAACAAGGCATCCAGGTTCGTATATCTCTGAGGGGTCGTGACTCAACTCTGAGAGTGCGCTCCACGTGGAAAGCCCGCGCCGGTCCGGGACCAATCGAGCATACTTTGGCAGTCACCAACAACGGGAAATCTCCCATGCTTATTCCGTGGGCCCCCAGCCTCGCATTGACGCTGCACCCTGTGCGCTTGACTGAGCTCACCCATTGGTGGGTCGAGAAAGGGGCGGGTAAACCAGGCCCAAAGGGAATCCACGTTGAGAAGATACTCGACGGTTTTGCCTACCAGGGCGTATCGACCCCCTACTCGAAGGCGGAAACCGAACCGATCCCATGGCAATGCATACATGACCCCTCTGTTCCGCATGGTCTATACACGGGTATCGAATCGAGCGGCTGCGTGTCTCAAATGGCGATCCTCACGGCCGGCGAGTCACCATCGCTGCAACTGAGTCTGGGAATCGACCAGACAGGCGATCCGTTCCTCGCCGTGTTGCAGCCCGGTGAGACCTACGTCTTCCCCACGGCATTCATCGGCTGCTATGAGGGCGACGTGGACAAGGGTTGCAACCGTCTTCACCGATGGGTCGAACGGTGGCTTCTTCCACAGACCAATGAGCCTCGCTGCCCCTTGCTGACGTGCAATACGTGGGGTAGCGGAACAGGAATCGACGAACAACTCGCCATCAAGATGATCGATGAATGCGCGGACCTCGGAATCGAGATGTTTCATGTCGACGCGGGATGGTACAAGCAGATCGGATGGTGGCACGAAGATCCGGCAAAGTTTCCCAACGGCCTCAAGCCGATCGCCGATCAAGCCCACCAGAAGGGACTCAAGTTCGGTTTGTGGGTGGCGTGGACCCAGGGAGGACACACTGCGAAGGATCGGCAGGCCCTTTCGGTATTCGAACCGGCCATGCGAGAGTGGTTCCGTTTCGACTTGGCCGAAGACTGGCGAAGCAGCAGATGGCGAGGCGAGCCGGTCTGCCTGGCTTCCCGTGAGGCCCAGGAATGGTGCCGTGCCGAACTGCGCAGGATCATCCGGGAATACGATCTCGACATGCTCGAGCACGATCAGAAGATGGTCGTATGGGACTGCGCCCGCGACGCGCACGGCCACACCGCATCTTCGGGCGATATCAGCCATCGGGCCACACTTGGCTATTACGGAGTCTATGACTCACTTCGGGACGAGTTCCCGAATGTGCTCTTCGAGAATTGCGTCAGCGGCGGCCGAATGGTGGACTTCGGCGTGCTGCAACGATGCCACTATACCTGCGCCACGGATTCCTATGATCCCCTGTCGCTGCGACAGGCTTTCTACGACGCCAGTTACCCTCTGCCGCCAAGGGTGATTGAGGCTTACGTGGCCGATCACTCAGGACCGACGCTGGACACGTTCCGGTACATGCTGCGAAGCGGGATGATGGGTTGGTGCACGCTGATGCTGGACACATCCAAGTGGTCTCGCCAGCAGCGCGAAGCCGGAAAACGGGAATTCGAGCTATATAAGCGACACATCCGCCCACAGATCAGGGACGGGAACATATACCATGTCCTGCCACGGGCAAGCGAGAATGGCTGGGACGGCATCCAGTATCACACGCCCCGGACCGACAGCGGGATCCTGTTTGTTTTCCGGGCAAAATCGGACCAGGATCGTGTGGTCGTTCGATTGAAGGGTCTGAAAGCCGACATGTCATATCGTCTCTGTTGCGCGGACGAATCAAGTCCTCCCCGCGTGGCTCACGGCAGGGACTTGATGCTTGAAGGTCTGCCCCTGACGCTCGGATCGCCGCAATCGTCCAAAATCATTCTCATCTCACCTGCCTTTGCCCTGGAAACCGGAGAGTCAGGGCAGGACTGA
- a CDS encoding class I SAM-dependent methyltransferase translates to MSLPLAVRSEWHQHVLLLVVTDRGLELRESGLRRSRPVRVDFVGGRLERRRRNVVGSERMLAKAIGFGGRRLVVVDATAGLGRDAFLMACMGCTVTMFERCPVMAALLMDGVRRASGDPETSEIINNRTQVIPADARLLLPQLSESLQPDVVYLDPMFPARGKSALAKKEMRICRLVAGDDEDAGALLEVALAAARKRVVVKRPLRAPALGGSPHIVFKGTTVRYDVYLIKPG, encoded by the coding sequence ATGTCGTTGCCGCTTGCCGTCCGTTCCGAATGGCACCAACACGTCCTGCTTCTTGTCGTCACCGATCGTGGTCTTGAATTGCGGGAGTCCGGCCTGCGCCGCTCGCGGCCGGTTCGCGTCGATTTTGTGGGTGGCAGGTTGGAGCGGCGCCGAAGGAACGTGGTCGGGTCGGAACGGATGCTTGCCAAGGCCATTGGCTTTGGGGGCAGACGACTCGTCGTGGTGGACGCAACGGCAGGCCTCGGACGGGATGCATTTCTCATGGCTTGCATGGGGTGCACGGTGACGATGTTCGAGCGCTGTCCTGTGATGGCCGCCCTGCTCATGGACGGCGTGAGGCGGGCGAGCGGCGATCCCGAAACGAGCGAGATCATTAACAATCGGACGCAGGTGATCCCGGCGGACGCGAGGCTCCTGCTCCCGCAGCTCAGCGAGTCCTTGCAGCCTGACGTCGTCTATCTCGATCCGATGTTCCCGGCAAGGGGCAAGTCGGCTCTGGCCAAGAAGGAGATGCGCATCTGCCGGCTGGTCGCGGGTGATGACGAGGATGCGGGTGCGTTGTTGGAGGTGGCATTGGCCGCCGCCCGAAAACGCGTGGTGGTCAAACGGCCGCTGCGAGCTCCCGCGTTGGGTGGATCACCTCACATTGTCTTCAAGGGCACGACCGTTCGGTACGATGTCTACCTGATAAAGCCGGGCTGA
- the prfA gene encoding peptide chain release factor 1 produces MATASTGEPVLRKLEELRARYEAIGEEMNRPEVAGDVQRIVALNKEHGKLRRMMEPYEAYRKAVALVAESQAILDDPAADPDLKALAREELGLAASQAAALMEEMKAALVTGEDAAVSSVILEIRAGTGGEEAALFAGNLRDMYQRYCDRHGFSVEVMDASPSDLGGFKEIILNVKGEGVYRHLGYEGGGHRVQRVPITEAQGRIHTSAATVAVLPEPEDIEIAIDWEKDVVEHVSRAGGPGGQNVNKVSSAIRLEHLPTGITVSMRDEKSQHKNRAKARRVLMSRLYDHMMQSQRSQRDANWRTMIGSGDRSERIRTYNFPQNRCTDHRINLDLYYLDRIMDGELEELIAALQKHDLEQRLRNL; encoded by the coding sequence GAGATGAATCGGCCGGAGGTCGCCGGCGACGTGCAGCGGATCGTCGCGCTCAACAAGGAGCACGGCAAGCTGCGGAGGATGATGGAGCCGTATGAGGCGTACCGCAAGGCTGTGGCCCTCGTTGCCGAAAGCCAGGCGATTCTGGATGACCCGGCTGCCGATCCCGATCTGAAAGCGCTGGCCCGGGAGGAATTGGGGCTCGCCGCGTCGCAGGCCGCCGCGCTGATGGAGGAGATGAAGGCGGCATTGGTGACCGGCGAGGATGCGGCCGTCAGTTCGGTGATTCTGGAGATCCGGGCGGGCACCGGTGGCGAGGAGGCGGCCTTGTTTGCCGGGAACTTGCGGGACATGTATCAGCGTTATTGCGATCGGCATGGTTTCAGCGTGGAGGTCATGGATGCGTCGCCCTCGGATCTGGGCGGCTTTAAGGAAATCATCCTCAACGTCAAGGGTGAAGGCGTCTACCGGCATCTGGGTTATGAGGGCGGGGGGCACCGGGTCCAGCGGGTACCGATAACGGAGGCCCAAGGGCGAATCCACACCTCTGCCGCAACCGTCGCCGTCTTGCCAGAACCGGAGGATATCGAGATCGCGATCGATTGGGAGAAGGATGTGGTCGAGCATGTCAGCCGAGCAGGTGGACCCGGTGGCCAGAACGTCAACAAGGTCTCGTCGGCCATCCGTCTCGAGCACCTGCCGACCGGCATCACGGTTTCGATGCGCGATGAAAAAAGCCAGCATAAGAACCGAGCCAAGGCCCGGCGGGTGCTCATGTCGCGTCTGTACGACCACATGATGCAGAGCCAACGCTCACAGCGTGACGCCAATTGGCGGACCATGATCGGCTCGGGCGATCGCAGTGAACGCATCCGCACCTACAACTTCCCGCAGAACCGTTGCACCGACCATCGGATCAACCTGGACTTGTACTACCTGGACCGGATCATGGATGGCGAGCTGGAAGAGCTGATTGCAGCCCTCCAGAAACACGACCTGGAGCAGCGACTCAGGAACCTGTGA